A section of the Candidatus Cloacimonadota bacterium genome encodes:
- a CDS encoding VWA domain-containing protein, with protein sequence MKAFAKLFVLILLVVFSVNLLANPKVEMAILLDTSGSMEGLIEQAKSQLWQIVNELAISKRDGQPIDLYIALYEYGKDSIPESEGYIRMIVPLSQDLDKISEELFVLKTNGGNEYCGRVIQSAVNSLQWSEDNNDLKLIFIAGNEPFTQGKIKYKDACQKAIENGIIVNTIFCGDFQEGIDTFWKDGADLADGKYMNIDHNMQLVQIDAPQDEELFQLSQALNDTYIAYGIEGEMYKERQEEQDSNALSMGGGTYAARTMSKSSAQYKNTQWDMVDAEEEGAVNLQEIPEDQLPEEMKNMSLKERKAYVEEKAAERKRIQEKITQISAEREKYITQERAKLNEKSLDSVIIDAIHEQAAKKNYKFE encoded by the coding sequence ATGAAGGCGTTTGCAAAATTATTTGTACTGATTCTTTTAGTTGTTTTTTCTGTAAATTTGTTAGCAAATCCCAAAGTAGAAATGGCAATCCTGTTAGATACCAGCGGCAGCATGGAAGGTCTCATCGAACAGGCAAAAAGTCAATTGTGGCAGATCGTGAATGAACTGGCAATTTCCAAACGCGATGGTCAGCCGATCGATCTTTACATTGCTCTTTATGAATATGGAAAAGATTCTATTCCCGAAAGTGAAGGTTATATTCGCATGATCGTGCCGCTTTCGCAGGATCTGGATAAAATTTCAGAAGAACTTTTTGTTCTTAAAACAAACGGTGGCAATGAATATTGCGGTCGAGTGATCCAATCTGCAGTGAACAGCTTGCAATGGAGTGAAGACAATAATGACCTTAAATTGATTTTCATTGCTGGGAATGAACCGTTTACTCAAGGAAAAATTAAATATAAAGATGCCTGCCAGAAAGCAATTGAAAATGGAATTATTGTAAACACTATTTTCTGTGGAGATTTTCAGGAAGGAATTGATACCTTCTGGAAAGACGGTGCCGATCTGGCTGATGGAAAGTATATGAACATCGACCACAATATGCAGCTGGTTCAGATCGATGCTCCACAGGATGAAGAACTTTTTCAGCTTTCACAAGCGTTGAATGACACTTACATTGCTTACGGAATTGAAGGTGAAATGTATAAGGAACGTCAGGAAGAACAAGATTCAAATGCCCTGAGCATGGGCGGCGGAACTTATGCAGCTCGTACAATGTCCAAATCTTCTGCTCAATACAAAAATACTCAATGGGATATGGTAGATGCCGAAGAAGAAGGTGCAGTAAATTTGCAAGAAATTCCTGAAGATCAACTGCCCGAAGAAATGAAAAATATGAGTTTGAAAGAACGCAAAGCCTACGTGGAAGAAAAAGCTGCCGAACGCAAACGCATCCAGGAAAAGATAACTCAAATCAGTGCAGAACGAGAAAAATATATCACACAGGAACGTGCCAAATTAAATGAAAAAAGCCTGGATTCTGTCATCATCGATGCTATCCACGAACAGGCAGCCAAAAAGAATTATAAGTTTGAATAG
- a CDS encoding T9SS type A sorting domain-containing protein, producing the protein MKQKLLFSFLLFSFFLLSADPISIAEDYRDLIWLVQNDNVMNNYTSTGDPQNGYTDDEPCDWIDLIGEYSVGMPYHYGGRDDFNQWNNDYIDGNYGPGGHSVHYPGSLNWAAGIDCSGFVGRCWEIDNYTLHMYFNTTYIANNYEEVTVADLQPGDCFVKSGVHCRLFYEWGANNNVITIEATSGSYDRVLQYEYDLYQDIINQGYVLRKNVSLSAENQNPENEIKLSNYPNPFNPSTTISFDLTAKDAENAKIEIYNLKGQKVKTLPFTVSQSPKVSVIWNGTDQTDKPVSSGIYLYRLKAGDMEVSKKCLLLK; encoded by the coding sequence ATGAAACAGAAACTTCTTTTCTCCTTTCTCCTTTTCTCCTTTTTTCTTTTATCTGCCGATCCCATTTCCATTGCCGAAGATTATCGCGATTTGATCTGGCTGGTACAGAATGATAACGTCATGAATAATTATACTTCCACAGGAGATCCGCAAAATGGTTATACCGATGATGAACCTTGTGACTGGATCGATCTGATCGGAGAATATTCGGTTGGCATGCCGTATCATTATGGTGGTCGCGATGATTTTAATCAGTGGAACAACGATTATATTGATGGAAATTATGGTCCTGGTGGACATTCTGTACATTATCCCGGATCGCTGAATTGGGCCGCCGGCATCGATTGTTCCGGTTTTGTGGGACGTTGCTGGGAAATCGATAATTACACTCTGCACATGTATTTCAACACAACTTACATCGCCAATAATTACGAAGAAGTTACAGTTGCCGATCTGCAGCCGGGCGATTGTTTTGTAAAATCAGGAGTGCATTGCCGGCTATTTTATGAATGGGGAGCAAATAATAATGTGATCACGATCGAAGCAACTTCCGGCAGTTACGACAGAGTTCTGCAATACGAATACGATCTTTATCAGGACATAATCAATCAAGGTTATGTGCTGCGCAAAAATGTTTCATTGAGTGCAGAAAACCAGAATCCAGAAAATGAAATTAAATTATCCAACTACCCAAATCCCTTCAATCCTTCCACAACGATTTCATTCGATTTAACCGCTAAGGACGCGGAGAACGCGAAGATAGAAATCTACAATCTGAAAGGTCAGAAAGTGAAAACTCTCCCATTCACCGTGTCTCAAAGTCCCAAAGTCTCTGTTATATGGAACGGAACCGACCAAACTGACAAACCAGTTTCATCAGGAATTTATCTGTACCGTCTCAAAGCTGGCGATATGGAAGTAAGTAAGAAGTGTTTGTTGTTGAAGTGA
- a CDS encoding T9SS type A sorting domain-containing protein, protein MHVSYNQSSSSTAYNYIYHSLDYGETFIIYNPIALGNEPSYAHFEASPTTGTAPLAVQFTNLSVGPINYWTWDFENDGVIDSDDQNPVHIYEEPGIYSIKLTIYTPGIGTEREAFRFDYITVGDSVSVNNDQINVTQYYIHNYPNPFNPSTTISFDLTAKDAKNAKIEIYNLKGQKVKTLPFTVSQSPKVSVIWNGTDQNNKPVSSGIYLYRLKAGDVDVSKKCLLLK, encoded by the coding sequence ATGCATGTTTCATATAATCAAAGTTCATCCTCAACAGCTTACAATTATATCTATCATAGTTTGGATTATGGTGAAACGTTTATAATCTACAATCCAATAGCCTTAGGTAATGAACCCAGTTATGCCCATTTTGAAGCTTCACCAACTACAGGTACTGCACCTTTAGCCGTGCAGTTTACCAATCTTTCGGTTGGTCCGATTAATTATTGGACTTGGGATTTTGAAAATGATGGTGTAATTGATTCTGATGATCAGAATCCAGTTCATATTTATGAAGAACCAGGAATTTATTCAATTAAGTTAACGATTTATACTCCGGGAATAGGTACCGAGAGAGAAGCATTCCGGTTTGATTATATTACTGTAGGTGACTCTGTCAGTGTGAATAATGATCAAATAAATGTGACCCAATATTACATTCACAACTACCCAAATCCCTTCAATCCTTCCACAACGATTTCATTCGATTTAACCGCTAAGGACGCGAAGAACGCGAAGATAGAAATCTACAATCTGAAAGGTCAGAAAGTGAAAACTCTGCCATTCACCGTGTCTCAAAGTCCCAAAGTCTCTGTTATATGGAACGGAACCGACCAAAACAACAAACCAGTTTCATCAGGAATTTATCTGTACCGTCTCAAAGCTGGCGATGTTGATGTGAGTAAGAAGTGTTTGTTGCTGAAGTGA